A window of the Actinomycetota bacterium genome harbors these coding sequences:
- a CDS encoding SDR family oxidoreductase — protein MGLLEGRRALVTGGASGIGLATVRRLVAEGATVCLLDVDPLAADRAASETGASFVQADVSDPAQVRDAFEDTAGRLGSLDLVHLNAGVLTGEPDITLVDDAAYRRTTGVNIDGVAFGVREAARIMRESGGGSIVATASIAGLTSMDSDPVYTMTKHAVIGLVRSLAPQLQPHGITINCVCPGIVETPMLGEVNADSLRQAGFPLIQPDQIADAVVHAVTEGGTGNAWVCQPGREHLAFRFGGVPGPRVPGAEGMAPPTLV, from the coding sequence ATGGGTTTGCTCGAAGGGCGAAGGGCGCTGGTGACGGGGGGCGCCTCCGGCATCGGGCTGGCCACCGTCAGGAGGCTTGTCGCGGAGGGCGCCACCGTCTGTCTCTTGGACGTGGACCCGCTGGCCGCCGACCGCGCGGCCTCGGAGACGGGGGCGAGCTTCGTCCAGGCCGACGTATCGGACCCGGCGCAGGTGCGCGACGCGTTCGAGGACACGGCGGGACGGCTCGGCTCCCTGGACCTCGTCCACCTCAACGCGGGAGTGCTGACCGGCGAACCGGACATCACGCTTGTGGACGACGCCGCCTACAGGCGCACCACCGGGGTGAACATCGACGGCGTGGCCTTCGGCGTCCGCGAGGCGGCCAGGATCATGCGGGAATCGGGCGGGGGGTCGATCGTGGCCACCGCCTCCATCGCGGGACTCACGTCGATGGACAGCGACCCCGTCTACACGATGACCAAGCACGCGGTCATCGGGCTGGTGAGGTCGCTCGCGCCGCAGCTGCAGCCGCACGGCATCACGATCAACTGCGTGTGTCCCGGTATCGTCGAGACCCCGATGCTGGGGGAAGTCAACGCGGACTCGTTGAGGCAGGCCGGTTTCCCCCTCATCCAGCCGGACCAGATCGCCGATGCCGTGGTCCACGCGGTGACCGAAGGCGGCACGGGCAACGCGTGGGTATGCCAGCCCGGACGCGAGCACCTGGCGTTCAGGTTCGGCGGGGTTCCCGGCCCCCGCGTGCCGGGGGCCGAGGGCATGGCGCCGCCGACGCTGGTCTAG
- a CDS encoding AMP-binding protein — MPDILDAVAAGVPDKPAVVQDDRSWTYAELNARANALASALLGLGLRAGDRAVWVGPNDEKVILWGHTTRKVGLVSVPLNYRFTPDEMTYVIRDSDSVLVYCHPDWEQTIRALDLPAVRHVISHDDAERLIKSHAGQAPEEPPEGLGSSMIYTSGTTGLPKGALRQSSDLNLIAAMIGELGLSSDDVHLTTGPLYHSGPAAFAGLNHLLGATTVVLDKFDPARWLDLVQRHRVSTTFSAPTQLKRLVSLPPELIARHDTSSLRVVIANAAPVPYSLKEQWVKLFGEGNLFEIYGSTELGVDTILRPDDQLRKPGSCGRPYGGIEIRLLREDGTEAQPGEPGEMWIRTTLAFDHYHKAPDKTEQTKLSVDPEWRSVGDIAYRDEEGYFFICDRKSDMVITGGMNVYPAEVEAVLHSHPDVMDAAVYGVPSEEWGEEVRAAVQPKPGAEVAPDELIALCRTKLAGYKVPRKLELRESLPRTESGKLLKRVLREEHRSEDR, encoded by the coding sequence ATGCCGGACATTCTCGACGCGGTAGCCGCAGGCGTACCCGACAAGCCAGCCGTGGTCCAGGACGACCGCTCCTGGACCTACGCCGAGCTGAATGCGCGGGCCAACGCCCTGGCCTCCGCGCTGCTCGGGCTCGGCCTGCGTGCCGGGGACCGGGCGGTGTGGGTGGGGCCGAACGACGAAAAGGTGATCCTCTGGGGGCACACCACCCGCAAGGTCGGGCTCGTCAGCGTCCCGCTCAACTACCGCTTCACGCCGGACGAGATGACGTACGTCATTCGGGACAGCGACTCCGTCCTGGTCTACTGCCACCCCGATTGGGAGCAGACCATCCGCGCCCTAGACCTGCCCGCCGTGCGCCACGTGATCTCACACGACGACGCCGAGCGGCTGATCAAGTCGCACGCGGGACAGGCTCCCGAGGAGCCGCCTGAGGGACTCGGTTCCTCGATGATCTACACCTCGGGGACCACCGGCCTTCCGAAAGGCGCCCTGCGCCAGTCGTCGGACCTCAACCTCATCGCCGCGATGATCGGGGAGCTTGGACTGTCCTCCGACGACGTCCACCTCACCACCGGCCCCCTGTACCACTCCGGACCGGCCGCCTTCGCCGGGCTCAACCACCTGCTGGGCGCCACGACGGTGGTGCTCGACAAGTTCGACCCCGCTCGTTGGCTGGACCTCGTCCAGCGGCACAGGGTCTCCACGACCTTCTCCGCGCCGACCCAGCTCAAGCGGCTGGTGTCCCTGCCTCCGGAGCTGATCGCCCGCCACGACACGTCGTCACTGCGCGTGGTGATCGCCAACGCGGCCCCCGTCCCCTATTCCCTCAAGGAGCAGTGGGTGAAGCTGTTCGGCGAGGGAAACCTGTTCGAGATCTACGGATCGACCGAGCTGGGGGTGGACACGATCCTTCGCCCCGATGACCAGCTGCGCAAGCCCGGCTCGTGTGGACGTCCCTACGGCGGCATCGAGATCCGACTGCTGCGCGAGGACGGCACGGAGGCCCAGCCCGGGGAGCCGGGCGAGATGTGGATCCGGACGACGCTCGCGTTCGACCACTACCACAAGGCTCCGGACAAGACCGAGCAGACAAAGCTGTCCGTCGACCCCGAGTGGCGCTCGGTCGGCGACATCGCCTACCGCGACGAGGAAGGGTACTTCTTCATCTGCGACCGCAAGTCCGACATGGTCATCACCGGCGGGATGAACGTGTACCCCGCCGAGGTGGAGGCCGTCCTGCACTCACACCCGGACGTCATGGACGCCGCCGTCTATGGCGTGCCGTCCGAGGAGTGGGGCGAGGAGGTGCGGGCCGCGGTCCAGCCCAAGCCGGGGGCCGAGGTGGCCCCGGACGAGCTGATCGCCCTGTGCCGGACGAAGCTGGCGGGATACAAGGTCCCGCGGAAGCTGGAGTTGCGGGAGTCGCTGCCGCGGACGGAGTCGGGAAAGCTGCTCAAGCGGGTCCTGCGCGAGGAGCACCGAAGTGAGGATCGATGA
- a CDS encoding winged helix DNA-binding domain-containing protein: MRIDDAQRRARLVDRHHLNRQGKDPVSVARDLIGFHSSDPASVYLSARARVAALEPGTLEEALYEKRSLVRILGMRRTMFVVPSELVPIVHAACTRAIAVRERKRTLQLLEGAGMTGVDRTLADAEALVLGLLRQVGEATTTEVTAQLPELSRRIPVGVGTKGEGTIGFVPRVLFMLATDGRIVRGRPRGSWLSSQYRWGPMPARLLEEMESLDARTARAGLARLWLRSFGPATAEDLKWWTGWGVRETRTALQDVGAVEVELDGSAGWVLPDDNALVRHGDPACALLPSLDPTTMGWRGRQWYLGDHRQALFDLNGNAGSTVWWDGRVIGGWGQRRSGEVVVRLLEDAGSEARAAVDEEADALRAWLGAVRVIPRFRTPLEKELSES; this comes from the coding sequence GTGAGGATCGATGACGCGCAGCGAAGAGCGAGGCTGGTCGACCGGCATCACCTGAACCGGCAAGGCAAGGATCCAGTCTCGGTCGCGCGTGACCTGATCGGCTTCCACTCCTCGGATCCCGCTTCCGTCTACCTGTCCGCGCGTGCGCGGGTGGCGGCACTCGAACCGGGCACGCTCGAAGAGGCGCTGTACGAGAAGCGGTCCCTGGTACGGATCCTCGGGATGCGGCGGACGATGTTCGTCGTCCCGAGCGAGCTCGTCCCGATCGTCCACGCCGCGTGCACGCGGGCGATCGCCGTCCGGGAGCGAAAGCGGACCCTGCAGCTCCTGGAGGGCGCGGGCATGACTGGAGTCGACCGAACGCTGGCGGACGCCGAAGCTCTCGTCCTCGGCCTCCTCCGCCAAGTGGGCGAAGCCACGACGACCGAGGTCACCGCGCAGCTTCCGGAGCTGAGCAGGCGCATCCCCGTCGGCGTCGGAACCAAGGGGGAGGGGACCATCGGGTTCGTGCCACGAGTCCTGTTCATGCTCGCCACCGACGGCAGGATCGTCCGGGGACGGCCCCGCGGGTCCTGGCTGAGCTCCCAGTACCGCTGGGGACCGATGCCCGCGCGCCTGCTCGAGGAGATGGAATCGCTGGACGCCCGCACGGCTCGCGCCGGGCTCGCCCGGCTGTGGCTGCGGTCGTTCGGTCCGGCAACCGCTGAGGACCTGAAGTGGTGGACCGGCTGGGGTGTCCGGGAGACCCGAACGGCGCTGCAGGACGTGGGAGCCGTAGAGGTCGAACTCGATGGATCCGCGGGCTGGGTCCTGCCGGACGACAACGCGCTGGTGCGGCACGGGGATCCCGCCTGCGCGCTGCTTCCCTCGCTCGACCCGACCACCATGGGCTGGCGGGGCCGGCAGTGGTATCTCGGAGATCACCGGCAGGCCCTGTTCGACCTCAATGGCAACGCCGGCTCGACGGTCTGGTGGGACGGCCGGGTGATTGGCGGTTGGGGGCAGAGAAGGTCCGGCGAGGTAGTGGTCCGGCTGCTGGAGGACGCGGGGTCCGAGGCCCGCGCAGCGGTGGACGAGGAGGCCGATGCGCTTCGTGCGTGGCTGGGGGCCGTCCGGGTGATCCCCCGCTTCCGGACCCCCTTGGAGAAGGAG